The Vannielia litorea genome segment GTGTCCAGCTCCACGATGATATCGCCGATGATCTCGCAGCCCATCGCCTTGGCGTGGGCCTCCATCCGCACCATCAGGTCGGGGCCCTGCACCTCTGTATCGCCCGGCCAGTTTTCCACCTCGGTGGTGGTGGTCAGCTGACCGCCCGGCTCGATGCCCTGCACCAGAATCGGGTTCAGCATCGCGCGGCTGGCATAAACGCCCGCCGTGTAGCCGGCAGGGCCGGAGCCGATGATCAGGGTCTTGGTGTGGCGCGTCTCGCTCATGGCGGCCCCCTTGCCTCGCTGGAATCGATTGTGTCAGGCCATATAGGCCCCCGGACGGGTGAGAGAAAGGGCGCCCTTGCATGGCAGGGATGCGCATTCTGTTTCTTGCGCAAATGCGAAACATTCTTGCGCGTGGCGGCGCTCCGGCGTACAAAACGGCAAATCGGAGGGGGCAAATGGCCACATCGAAGCTCGACGAAATTGATCGGAACATCCTCGCGGAGCTTCAGGCCGACGGGCGGATGACCAATGTCGCGCTGGCCGAAAAGGTCGGCATCTCGGCCCCGCCCTGCCTGCGCCGCGTGCGCGCGCTCGAGGAGGCCGGGTACATCAAGGGCTACCACGCCGATGTCGACAGCCGCGAGCTCGGCTTCGAGGTGCAGGTCTTTGCGATGGTCGGCCTCAACAGCCAGGCCGAGAGCGATCTGGCCGCCTTCGAGCAGCGCTGCCGCGAGTGGTCGCTCGTGCGTGAGTGCCACATGCTGAACGGCGAGATCGACTTCATCCTGAAATGCGTCGCGCCCGATCTCTCCAGCTTCCAGAGCTTCCTGACCGGCCAGTTGCTGACCGCGCCCAACGTGGCCTCGGTCAAGACCTCGCTGGTGATCCGCTGCGCCAAGGATGACCCCGGCGTGCCCTTCGACGTGCTCGAAGCGCGCCTCGCCAAGACCGCCTGAACACCTCACCCGCAAACGGCAAACGGCCCCGCCGAGGGAGCGGGGCCGCCGTGCTGCATATGTCTGTGGGTTTGGCGCTCCGCCTCAGGCGGCGCGCAGGTTGTCCAGCTCGAAGGCGGTGAGCCGCGGCACATCCATCGGCCCGAAATCCTCGAACTGCTCGATATGCGGGAAGAGCGCGAGGAACAGCGCCGACATCTCCCGGTCGTGGATCGTCTCCGCCTGCAGGCCAGGGTGAAAGCTCTCCACCTCCACGCCGTTCACGTAAAACGTCTGCTGCCCCTCGAAGCAGAGCTGCCAGACCTTCTGCGGCGAGACAGGCGAAATCTCGATCACGCTGACACCGTCCACAAAGGCGCGGGCCGGGGCAAAGGCCTCTTCGGCACCCACCGCATGCACGCAGGCCGCGTTCCGGTAGAGCAGCCGGGCGCGCGGGCCGAGCATCAGGTCGGGGGCAGGGCGGCCGAGGCCGAAGGAATCGGTGGCGATCCGCAGCATCTTCTGCGGCTCGTGCCCCGGCGCCCGCGCGGAGAGTTCGCCGCTGTCGGGAAACACCATCATCGAGCCGATCCAGAGCAGCGGCTTGGGGCCGGTCGAGGTTTCCACGAGGGTGCCGGGCAGAATATCTTCCACGGCCGTGAGGCCATCGACCGTGGAAATGAGGGCGCCCCGGCCAAGGGCCGAGAACGCATCCTCGAACAGCGGAGTGGCCGGAGCCACCCGCTGAAACTCATCTATGTCACCGTTTGAAGCGAGGTATGAAACCTCGTAGCGGCGGGTGAGAGGCATCACCCGCCGAGGTTTCGAGCGAACGTCCGAGCGAGACGTCCAGGAGGTCTGCCCCTCTGCGGGGCGAATTGTTTCCGTCGCGAGGCCAGCGACGGGATGGCGAGGATACACCATGCGATACCACCTTTCGGTTCGATCACATCTGCTGGGCCCCCACCAAAGAGCGCAGAAGGATTTGTCTTGAGGAAGAAAATGGCGGCCAAGCGCCCGGACTGTCAAAATTCCGGTGCCATTCGCCGCCGCCCCGGCGTCAATCCGGGCAAATCGGCGCAAACTGTTTCTCGCCCGTGGCCCCCGGTGCCACATTCTGATTCCCGCGCCCCGGAATCAGACAGCCCGCCGGGGGAGGACCGGCGGGCTGCGCTTTGATGCCGGGGAGGAGAGGCCCCGGCGAGGGAATTTCGATCTTCAGGCGCGCCTGCGGCGCTGGCCCGCCTCAGGCCGACAGTAGGTTCAACGAGGCCAGCCGGGCTTCCCGGCGGGCAATCATCGCCTCGCGGCGGGCGCCCCGTGCCCAAGGCATCTCGACCTTCGCAGCCTCGGTGGCCTTGGCGGCTTTCTTGATCCAGCGCGTCTTCATATCTCCAGCTCCTGCTCTTCTGCTCTGTGGCATGTGTTCTGTGGCACTGGGCTTCGTTGCCCGTTGATGCACAATCTCCCCCCGG includes the following:
- a CDS encoding Hint domain-containing protein; amino-acid sequence: MPLTRRYEVSYLASNGDIDEFQRVAPATPLFEDAFSALGRGALISTVDGLTAVEDILPGTLVETSTGPKPLLWIGSMMVFPDSGELSARAPGHEPQKMLRIATDSFGLGRPAPDLMLGPRARLLYRNAACVHAVGAEEAFAPARAFVDGVSVIEISPVSPQKVWQLCFEGQQTFYVNGVEVESFHPGLQAETIHDREMSALFLALFPHIEQFEDFGPMDVPRLTAFELDNLRAA
- a CDS encoding Lrp/AsnC family transcriptional regulator codes for the protein MATSKLDEIDRNILAELQADGRMTNVALAEKVGISAPPCLRRVRALEEAGYIKGYHADVDSRELGFEVQVFAMVGLNSQAESDLAAFEQRCREWSLVRECHMLNGEIDFILKCVAPDLSSFQSFLTGQLLTAPNVASVKTSLVIRCAKDDPGVPFDVLEARLAKTA